A single genomic interval of Mustela nigripes isolate SB6536 chromosome 7, MUSNIG.SB6536, whole genome shotgun sequence harbors:
- the ZHX3 gene encoding zinc fingers and homeoboxes protein 3, which yields MASKRKSTTPCMIPVKTVVLQDASAEAQPAEALPEGPQQELPPEVPASSSEAAPTSSSTDGPALANGHRGTLDGYSFSCKYCDFRSQDITQFVGHMNSEHADFNKDPTFVCTECSFLAKTPEGLSLHNAKCHSGEASFVWNVAKPDNHVVVEQSVPESTCAPDAPSEPNAEGTDGQAEIIITKTPIMKIMKGKAEAKKIHTLKENMSSQPVGDTALPNPPAGETEAKEGDHPFVNGAVPVNQPAPSSAKGPHAANGPLLGAVPVLPAGIAQFLPLQQPPPVHAQHHGHQPLPTSKSLPKVMIPLSSIPTYNAAMDSNSFLKNSFHKFPYPTKAELCYLTVVTKYPEEQLKIWFTAQRLKQGISWSPEEIEDARKKMFNTVIQSVPQPTITVLNTPLVANAGGVQHLIQAALPGHVVGQPEGTAGGLLVTQPLMANGLQAPSSSLPPAVTSVPKQPPAAPINTVCSNTASAVKVVNAAQSLLTACPSITSQAFLDASIYKNKKSHEQLSALKGSFCRNQFPGQSEVEHLTKVTGLSTREVRKWFSDRRYHCRNLKGSRAVLPGDPGAIVIDPGPEAPFSPAVAKAPEGPCVPPAATLAAPPSARRQAWHQTPDFTPTKYKERAPEQLRALESSFAQNPLPPDEELDRLRTETKMTRREIDSWFSERRKRVSAEDPRRADEGPSPDEEAVAAAEDEAGEGELVGDLRVPGEDGSLEGLGSHSLAERKVSPIKINLKNLRVTEANGRSELPGPGACEPEEDGPGKPAEQPPGKASCKKTAQQRHLLRQLFVQTRWPSTQDYDAITAQTGLPRPEVVRWFGDSRYALKNGQLKWYEDYKRGNFPPGLLVIAPGNRELLQDYYGTHKTLREEDLQSLCDQTQMSSQQVKQWFAEKMGEDTRAVADTGSEDQGAREPAAMHKGTGDAYAEVSENSESWEPGAPEASSEPFDTQSPQAGLQLETD from the exons ATGGCTAGCAAGAGGAAGTCCACCACCCCGTGCATGATCCCTGTGAAGACCGTGGTGCTACAGGACGCCAGCGCGGAGGCCCAGCCCGCCGAGGCTTTACCGGAAGGACCCCAGCAGGAGCTGCCCCCCGAGGTGCCTGCCAGCAGCAGCGAGGCTGCCCCGACATCCAGCAGCACTGATGGCCCCGCCCTGGCCAACGGGCACCGGGGCACGCTGGACGGCTATTCGTTTTCCTGCAAATATTGTGATTTCAGATCCCAGGACATAACTCAGTTTGTGGGACATATGAACTCAGAGCACGCAGACTTTAATAAGGATCCAACTTTTGTATGCACTGAATGCAGTTTTCTGGCAAAAACTCCTGAGGGCCTTTCTCTGCACAATGCCAAGTGTCACTCGGGAGAAGCCAGCTTTGTGTGGAATGTGGCCAAGCCAGACAATCACGTGGTTGTGGAGCAGAGCGTCCCCGAGAGCACCTGTGCTCCTGACGCACCGAGTGAGCCCAACGCTGAAGGGACTGACGGACAGGCCGAAATCATCATTACCAAAACTCCAATCATGAAGATAATGAAAGGCAAAGCTGAAGCCAAAAAAATTCATACGCTCAAGGAGAACATGTCCAGTCAGCCTGTGGGTGACACGGCCTTACCAAACCCACCAGCGGGGGAGACCGAGGCGAAGGAGGGGGACCACCCCTTTGTCAATGGGGCAGTCCCGGTCAATCAGCCGGCCCCCAGCTCGGCCAAAGGGCCACATGCAGCCAACGGGCCCCTGCTGGGAGCGGTGCCGGTTCTGCCGGCCGGCATAGCGCAGTTCCTCCCCCTGCAGCAGCCGCCCCCCGTGCACGCCCAGCACCACGGGCACCAGCCGCTGCCCACGTCCAAGTCCCTCCCCAAGGTGATGATCCCCCTGAGCAGCATTCCCACCTACAATGCGGCCATGGACTCCAACAGCTTTCTGAAGAACTCGTTCCATAAGTTCCCCTACCCGACCAAAGCGGAGCTCTGCTATCTGACCGTGGTCACCAAGTACCCAGAAGAGCAGCTCAAGATCTGGTTCACAGCCCAGAGGCTGAAACAGGGCATCAGCTGGTCCCCCGAGGAGATTGAGGATGCCCGGAAGAAGATGTTCAACACGGTCATTCAGTCCGTTCCCCAGCCCACGATCACCGTCCTCAACACGCCCCTGGTCGCCAACGCCGGCGGCGTCCAGCACCTCATCCAGGCTGCCCTCCCGGGTCACGTGGTGGGGCAGCCGGAGGGCACAGCGGGCGGCTTGCTGGTCACGCAGCCGCTGATGGCCAACGGGCTACAGGCGCCCAGCTCGTCCCTGCCGCCCGCCGTCACGTCGGTGCCCAAGCAGCCCCCCGCGGCGCCCATCAACACGGTGTGCTCCAACACGGCGTCGGCGGTGAAGGTGGTCAACGCGGCCCAGTCGCTGCTCACGGCGTGCCCCAGCATCACCTCGCAAGCCTTCCTGGACGCCAGCATCTACAAGAACAAGAAGTCTCACGAGCAGCTGTCCGCCCTGAAGGGAAGCTTCTGTCGGAACCAGTTCCCAGGGCAGAGCGAGGTGGAGCACCTGACCAAAGTGACCGGCCTCAGCACCAGGGAGGTGCGCAAGTGGTTCAGCGACCGCAGGTACCACTGCCGGAACCTGAAGGGCTCCAGGGCCGTGCTGCCCGGCGACCCTGGTGCCATCGTCATTGACCCCGGGCCCGAGGCGCCCTTCTCTCCGGCGGTGGCCAAGGCCCCCGAGGGGCCCTGCGTCCCGCCAGCCGCCACCCTGGCAGCACCCCCTTCCGCCAGACGCCAGGCCTGGCACCAGACCCCCGATTTCACCCCAACCAAGTACAAGGAGCGAGCCCCAGAGCAGCTCAGAGCCCTGGAGAGCAGTTTTGCACAAAACCCCCTTCCCCCTGACGAGGAGCTAGACCGCCTGAGGACTGAAACCAAGATGACCCGGAGAGAGATCGACAGCTGGTTCTCGGAGAGGCGGAAGAGAGTGAGCGCCGAGGACCCCAGGAGGGCCGACGAGGGCCCCAGCCCGGATGAGGAGGCGGTGGCGGCTGCTGAGGACGAGGCGGGAGAAGGGGAGCTGGTGGGGGACCTGAGGGTCCCCGGCGAAGACGGCTCCCTGGAAGGGCTTGGCAGCCACTCCCTGGCAGAGCGCAAGGTCAGCCCCATCAAAATCAACCTCAAGAACCTGCGGGTCACGGAGGCCAACGGCAGGAGCGAGCTCCCGGGGCCAGGTGCCTGCGAGCCTGAAGAGGATGGGCCCGGCAAGCCCGCCGAGCAGCCCCCCGGTAAGGCGAGCTGCAAGAAGACGGCCCAGCAGCGGCACCTGCTGCGCCAGCTCTTCGTGCAGACGCGGTGGCCCAGCACCCAGGACTATGACGCCATCACGGCCCAGACCGGCCTGCCGAGGCCCGAGGTGGTGCGCTGGTTCGGGGACAGCAGGTACGCCCTGAAGAACGGCCAGCTCAAGTGGTACGAAGACTATAAGCGGGGCAACTTCCCTCCAGGGCTGCTGGTCATCGCCCCTGGCAACCGGGAGCTGCTGCAGGACTACTACGGGACGCACAAGACGCTGCGGGAGGAGGACCTGCAGAGCCTCTGTGACCAGACCCAGATGAGCTCCCAGCAGGTCAAGCAGTGGTTTGCAGAGAAGATGGGCGAGGACACCCGGGCTGTGGCGGACACGGGCAGCGAGGACCAGGGCGCCCGTGAGCCTGCAGCCATGCACAAAGGGACGGGCGACGCGTATGCGGAGGTGTCGGAAAACAGTGAGTCGTGGGAGCCCGGCGCCCCTGAGGCCAGCTCGGAGCCCTTTGACACCCAGAGTCCCCAGGCTGGACTTCAGCTGG AAACAGACTGA